In Capillimicrobium parvum, a genomic segment contains:
- the ispF gene encoding 2-C-methyl-D-erythritol 2,4-cyclodiphosphate synthase, with amino-acid sequence MIGHGYDSHRFAAGRRLVLGGVEIPYDRGLAGHSDADVLTHAIMDALLGAAGLGDIGHHFPDDDGRWRDADSVELLREVVALVAAAGLEPVNVDATVVLERPKVGPHCDAIRARLAAALGLAPARVNVKATTAEGMGPIGRGEGAEAQAVALLRARSG; translated from the coding sequence GTGATCGGCCACGGCTACGACTCGCATCGCTTCGCGGCCGGCCGGCGGCTGGTGCTGGGCGGCGTCGAGATCCCCTACGACCGCGGGCTCGCCGGCCACTCCGACGCCGACGTCCTCACGCACGCGATCATGGACGCGCTGCTCGGCGCGGCCGGCCTCGGCGACATCGGCCACCACTTCCCCGACGACGACGGGCGCTGGCGCGACGCCGACTCGGTCGAGCTCCTGCGCGAGGTGGTCGCGCTCGTGGCCGCGGCCGGCCTCGAGCCGGTCAACGTCGACGCGACCGTCGTGCTCGAGCGCCCGAAGGTGGGCCCGCACTGCGACGCGATCCGCGCTCGGCTGGCGGCCGCGCTCGGGCTGGCGCCGGCGCGCGTGAACGTCAAGGCGACGACGGCGGAGGGCATGGGCCCGATCGGCCGGGGCGAGGGCGCCGAGGCCCAGGCCGTCGCGCTGCTGCGCGCCCGCTCCGGCTGA
- a CDS encoding alpha/beta fold hydrolase has protein sequence MSRQPSSDALLEEVDQAFRTLPERYLGAERGFAACYHVRLGDVGRTWEVRLTERTARVRSGTTSCRPDVVIGTDARTWLRLRDGEISSAEAFRRRLIYARGEIDLAVGFEGRFRLPNGRPPLLRVHRLGLPGRTVSILTMGAGSDVLLLHGLGGAKSSFFETAAALAGAGHRVHALDFPGFGASSKPLTAPYTARWFAETVVEAMDALCIDRAHLVGNSMGGRVAIEVGLTAPDRVGGLALLCPAVAFVKRSLHPVVRVLRPEFGLLPHAIPRAAVAWRLWTLFADRDAIDPAVADLVVDEFRQTYRSAGARHAFLASGRNLYLDQPWGAKGFYARLSDLQAPALFVWGSHDRIIPAGFQKIVAEWLPGARQIVLDGCGHVPQVERAPEVNDLLTGFLEDCEQSLLPLAA, from the coding sequence GTGTCCCGCCAGCCCTCGTCCGACGCGCTCCTGGAGGAGGTCGACCAGGCCTTCCGCACGCTCCCCGAGCGCTATCTCGGCGCCGAGCGAGGCTTCGCCGCCTGCTACCACGTGCGCCTCGGCGACGTGGGGCGCACCTGGGAGGTCCGGCTGACCGAACGCACCGCCCGCGTGCGCTCCGGGACCACCAGCTGCCGCCCGGACGTCGTCATCGGCACCGACGCGCGCACGTGGCTGCGCCTGCGCGACGGCGAGATCTCCAGCGCCGAGGCCTTCCGGCGCCGCCTGATCTACGCGCGCGGGGAGATCGACCTCGCCGTCGGCTTCGAGGGCCGGTTCCGGCTGCCGAACGGCCGCCCGCCACTCCTGCGCGTCCATCGCCTGGGCCTGCCCGGGCGCACCGTCTCGATCCTCACGATGGGCGCGGGCAGCGACGTCCTGCTCCTGCACGGCCTCGGAGGCGCCAAGAGCTCGTTCTTCGAGACCGCCGCCGCGCTGGCGGGGGCCGGGCACCGCGTCCACGCGCTCGACTTCCCCGGCTTCGGTGCGTCCTCGAAGCCGCTGACCGCGCCGTACACCGCCCGCTGGTTCGCGGAGACGGTCGTCGAGGCCATGGACGCGCTGTGCATCGACCGCGCGCACCTCGTCGGCAACTCGATGGGCGGCCGCGTGGCGATCGAGGTCGGCCTCACCGCCCCCGACCGCGTCGGCGGGCTCGCCCTGCTCTGTCCGGCCGTCGCGTTCGTCAAGCGCTCGCTGCACCCGGTCGTCCGCGTCCTGCGCCCCGAGTTCGGCCTGCTGCCCCACGCCATCCCGCGCGCGGCCGTCGCCTGGCGCCTGTGGACGCTGTTCGCCGACCGCGACGCGATCGACCCGGCCGTCGCCGACCTCGTCGTCGACGAGTTCCGCCAGACCTACCGCTCCGCGGGCGCGCGCCACGCGTTCCTCGCCTCGGGGCGCAACCTCTACCTCGACCAGCCCTGGGGCGCGAAGGGGTTCTACGCGCGCCTGAGCGACCTCCAGGCGCCGGCGCTGTTCGTCTGGGGCTCGCACGACCGCATCATCCCGGCCGGCTTTCAGAAGATCGTGGCCGAGTGGCTGCCGGGCGCCCGCCAGATCGTCCTCGACGGATGCGGCCACGTTCCGCAGGTCGAGCGCGCGCCGGAGGTCAACGACCTGCTGACGGGCTTCCTCGAGGACTGCGAGCAGTCGCTCCTCCCGCTCGCCGCCTGA
- a CDS encoding SRPBCC family protein, with product MRVTVDTEVAAPAQAVWEVVTDPARYLHIMDGVTRWELAGGPERGLGARYRMLMRVGSAEVGGLVEVVEFHEARELAWHSVTGIDQRGRWRLREPTPGRTRVELRLTYGVAGAGVFGWLAERVAEPIVRGHLRRSLAQLKRQVEHDELRRAAAQRRGARRSA from the coding sequence ATGAGGGTCACGGTCGACACGGAGGTCGCCGCGCCCGCGCAGGCCGTGTGGGAGGTCGTCACCGACCCGGCCCGCTACCTGCACATCATGGACGGCGTCACGCGGTGGGAGCTGGCCGGCGGTCCCGAGCGTGGCCTCGGCGCGCGCTACCGGATGCTCATGCGCGTCGGCTCGGCCGAGGTCGGCGGCCTGGTCGAGGTCGTGGAGTTCCACGAGGCGCGCGAGCTCGCCTGGCACTCGGTCACCGGCATCGACCAGCGAGGGCGCTGGCGACTGCGCGAGCCCACGCCGGGCCGGACCCGGGTCGAGCTGCGCCTGACCTACGGCGTCGCGGGCGCCGGCGTGTTCGGATGGCTCGCCGAGCGCGTCGCCGAGCCGATCGTCCGCGGCCACCTGCGCCGTTCGCTCGCCCAGCTCAAGCGCCAGGTCGAGCACGACGAGCTGCGCCGCGCCGCCGCCCAGCGCCGTGGCGCGCGCCGGTCCGCCTGA
- the rlmB gene encoding 23S rRNA (guanosine(2251)-2'-O)-methyltransferase RlmB, giving the protein MIVYGRNPVREALRAGRRPVTHVWATRRAAGEPWLRDVAVSDARPEAIEARCGSAAHQGICAEVGPYPYAGAAELLAAADPLIVALDELEDPQNVGAICRTAESVGATGVVLPERRSAEVTPAVCKASAGAVEHLRIARVRNLADFLGDAKRAGCWCYGAAAEGAEPYDRQDYAGGVVLVLGAEGKGLRRRVAASCDVLVALPMMGRVGSLNVSAAAAALLYEILQRRLDRES; this is encoded by the coding sequence GTGATCGTCTACGGCCGCAACCCGGTGCGCGAGGCGCTGCGGGCCGGGCGGCGGCCGGTGACGCACGTGTGGGCGACGCGCCGCGCCGCCGGTGAGCCGTGGCTGCGAGACGTCGCGGTGAGCGACGCGCGGCCGGAAGCGATCGAGGCCCGCTGCGGGTCTGCGGCCCACCAGGGCATCTGCGCCGAGGTCGGGCCCTATCCGTACGCCGGCGCCGCCGAGCTGCTCGCGGCGGCCGATCCGCTGATCGTCGCGCTCGACGAGCTCGAGGACCCGCAGAACGTCGGGGCGATCTGCCGGACCGCGGAATCGGTGGGGGCGACCGGGGTCGTGCTGCCCGAGCGGCGGTCGGCCGAGGTGACGCCGGCGGTCTGCAAGGCCTCGGCGGGCGCGGTCGAGCACCTGCGCATCGCGCGGGTGCGCAACCTCGCGGACTTCCTCGGCGACGCGAAGCGCGCGGGGTGCTGGTGCTACGGCGCGGCGGCGGAGGGCGCGGAGCCCTACGACCGCCAGGACTACGCGGGCGGCGTCGTCCTCGTGCTGGGCGCGGAGGGCAAGGGGCTGCGCCGGCGGGTCGCGGCGTCGTGCGACGTGCTCGTCGCGCTGCCGATGATGGGCCGGGTCGGCTCGCTGAACGTCAGCGCGGCCGCTGCGGCGCTGTTGTACGAGATCTTGCAGCGCCGCCTTGACAGAGAGTCATAA
- a CDS encoding lysophospholipid acyltransferase family protein: protein MVGASLVRSVAGRLQPRVPAADLDARDPDYIRDALPRLWLLSSLWFRAEVRGLGHIPDHGPVLLVGNHSGGNVTPDTGVFTLAFSAYFGVERPFYQLAHNLVVSWPGLRFLRKFGTVAASPENAEEALRAGAALLVYPGGDHEVHRPTWEGARIDFAGRRGFVRLALDAGVPIVPVVSIGGQETALFLSRGDALARLLRLDRLLRLKVLPISLALPWGVNVGDFGGHLPLPSKIVVEVLPCIDLREEFGEDPDVDEVYDEVVARMQDALDALAAERRWPVLG from the coding sequence ATGGTCGGCGCCTCGCTCGTGCGCTCGGTCGCCGGCCGGCTCCAGCCGCGCGTGCCGGCCGCCGACCTCGACGCGCGCGACCCCGACTACATCCGCGACGCCCTGCCCCGACTCTGGCTGCTGTCCTCGCTGTGGTTCCGCGCCGAGGTGCGCGGCCTCGGCCACATCCCCGACCACGGCCCGGTGCTCCTGGTCGGCAACCACTCGGGCGGCAACGTCACGCCCGACACCGGCGTCTTCACGCTCGCCTTCAGCGCCTACTTCGGCGTCGAGCGGCCCTTCTACCAGCTCGCCCACAACCTCGTCGTGTCCTGGCCGGGGCTCCGCTTCCTGCGCAAGTTCGGCACGGTGGCCGCCTCTCCGGAGAACGCCGAGGAGGCCCTGCGCGCCGGCGCGGCGCTGCTCGTCTATCCCGGCGGCGACCACGAGGTGCACCGTCCGACGTGGGAGGGCGCCCGGATCGACTTCGCCGGCCGGCGCGGCTTCGTGCGCCTCGCGCTCGACGCGGGCGTGCCGATCGTGCCGGTGGTCTCCATCGGCGGGCAGGAGACCGCGCTGTTCCTCTCGCGCGGCGATGCCCTCGCGCGGCTGCTGCGCCTCGACCGCCTGCTCCGGCTCAAGGTCCTGCCGATCTCGCTGGCACTGCCGTGGGGCGTGAACGTCGGCGACTTCGGCGGCCACCTCCCGCTGCCGTCGAAGATCGTCGTCGAGGTGCTCCCGTGCATCGACCTGCGCGAGGAGTTCGGCGAGGATCCCGACGTGGACGAGGTCTACGACGAGGTCGTCGCCCGCATGCAGGACGCCCTCGACGCGCTCGCCGCCGAGCGGCGCTGGCCGGTCCTGGGATGA
- the cysS gene encoding cysteine--tRNA ligase, with protein sequence MREIRLHDTRTGRLTALDAPGGRVGIYACGPTVYARIHIGNARPFVVFSLLRRFLEHEGLRPELVINVTDINDKIYVAARAAGRPSDELAREMAAFYVADTDLLGLGRPDHEPLASQTLDGIIGLIGSLVERGHAYEAGGDVLFSVRSDPDYGSLSHRSVDEMDQGEGVEGAERKRDPLDFALWKARKPDEDTWWASPWGPGRPGWHIECSAMAEELLGVNFAIHGGGSDLVFPHHENEAAQTRAGRGAELARIWMHNGMLQFAGEKMAKSTGNIAPLHVVVERWGRDAVILAFCAAHYRQPMQFGDGVMRQATAGVARLREVSRVVVPGESPEDFVPIRDAFFDALAQDFNTAGALAELWRWIKEANRHGDPVGRGHLEEMLQVLGLENLLGPELGAPDHVVDLARRRQQARESRDFTLADVLRDEIAQNGWTVRDGPGGFELTPA encoded by the coding sequence ATGCGCGAGATCCGCCTGCACGACACCCGCACAGGCCGGCTGACGGCCCTCGACGCGCCCGGCGGGCGCGTGGGGATATACGCCTGCGGTCCGACGGTGTACGCGCGCATCCACATCGGCAACGCGCGGCCGTTCGTCGTCTTCTCGCTCCTGCGCCGGTTCCTCGAGCACGAGGGCCTGCGTCCGGAGCTGGTCATCAACGTCACCGACATCAACGACAAGATCTACGTCGCGGCGCGCGCGGCGGGTCGGCCCAGCGACGAGCTCGCGCGGGAGATGGCCGCCTTCTACGTGGCCGACACGGATCTGCTGGGGCTCGGGCGGCCGGACCACGAGCCGCTGGCCTCGCAGACGCTCGACGGGATCATCGGACTCATCGGTTCGCTCGTCGAGCGCGGCCACGCCTACGAGGCCGGCGGCGACGTCCTGTTCAGCGTGCGCAGCGACCCGGACTACGGCTCGCTGTCGCACCGCTCGGTCGACGAGATGGACCAGGGCGAGGGGGTCGAGGGCGCCGAGCGCAAGCGCGACCCGCTGGACTTCGCGTTGTGGAAGGCGCGCAAGCCCGACGAGGACACCTGGTGGGCCTCGCCGTGGGGGCCGGGGCGGCCGGGCTGGCACATCGAGTGCTCGGCGATGGCCGAGGAGCTCCTCGGGGTCAACTTCGCCATCCACGGCGGCGGCTCGGACCTCGTCTTCCCCCACCACGAGAACGAGGCGGCGCAGACCCGGGCCGGCCGGGGCGCCGAGCTCGCGCGGATCTGGATGCACAACGGGATGCTGCAGTTCGCCGGCGAGAAGATGGCGAAGTCGACCGGCAACATCGCGCCGCTGCACGTCGTGGTCGAGCGCTGGGGCCGGGATGCGGTGATCCTGGCGTTCTGCGCGGCCCACTATCGCCAGCCGATGCAGTTCGGCGATGGGGTCATGCGCCAGGCCACGGCGGGCGTGGCCCGCCTTCGCGAGGTCTCACGCGTCGTCGTCCCGGGGGAGTCGCCCGAGGACTTCGTCCCGATCCGCGACGCGTTCTTCGACGCCCTCGCGCAGGACTTCAACACCGCCGGGGCGCTGGCGGAGCTCTGGCGATGGATCAAGGAGGCCAACCGTCACGGGGATCCGGTCGGACGCGGTCATCTCGAGGAGATGCTGCAGGTCCTGGGGCTGGAGAACCTGCTCGGACCGGAGCTCGGCGCGCCGGATCACGTGGTGGACCTCGCCCGCCGGCGCCAGCAGGCGAGGGAGAGCCGGGACTTCACGCTCGCGGACGTCCTGCGCGACGAGATCGCGCAGAACGGGTGGACGGTGCGCGACGGCCCGGGCGGCTTCGAGCTGACGCCGGCGTGA
- the sigH gene encoding RNA polymerase sporulation sigma factor SigH: protein MARLSIQSQGQLQVDDGFLIALAKQGNADAYDRIVRRYYGFVRLKASSYFLAGGDADDLIQEGLVGLYKAVRDYRTDRESSFRNFAELCITRQIITAVKTATRNKHTPLNGYVSFSAAPAAASDGEPTLDEVIPGPSVHDPVNQVISSEELRSLVDCISTSLSELEARVLSRYLDGYSYELIGERLGCDTKTVDNALQRVKRKVGTHLRSRAVPA from the coding sequence ATGGCGCGTCTGTCCATCCAATCTCAAGGTCAACTTCAGGTCGATGATGGCTTCCTCATCGCCTTGGCGAAGCAAGGAAATGCCGATGCGTACGACAGGATCGTGCGCCGCTACTACGGCTTCGTCCGGCTGAAGGCCTCGTCGTACTTCCTGGCCGGCGGCGACGCCGACGACCTGATCCAGGAGGGCCTGGTCGGGCTCTACAAGGCGGTGCGCGACTACCGGACCGACCGCGAGTCGAGCTTTCGCAACTTCGCCGAGCTGTGCATCACGCGCCAGATCATCACCGCGGTCAAGACGGCGACGCGCAACAAGCACACGCCGCTCAACGGCTACGTCTCCTTCTCGGCGGCGCCCGCCGCGGCGTCCGACGGAGAGCCCACGCTCGACGAGGTCATCCCCGGCCCGAGCGTCCACGACCCCGTCAACCAGGTCATCTCCTCGGAGGAGCTGCGCTCCCTGGTCGACTGCATCTCGACGTCGCTGTCGGAGCTCGAGGCGCGCGTGCTGTCGCGGTACCTCGACGGCTACTCATACGAGCTGATCGGCGAGCGCCTCGGCTGCGACACGAAGACCGTCGACAACGCTCTGCAGCGCGTGAAGCGCAAGGTCGGCACGCATCTGCGCTCGCGCGCCGTCCCGGCCTGA